A single Deinococcus sp. Leaf326 DNA region contains:
- a CDS encoding Sir2 family NAD-dependent protein deacetylase, with product MTPAEVRAALAAARRVAVLTGAGVSAESGIPTFRDAQTGHWARFRPEDLASPEAYWRDPELVWDWYAGRYRDVTAAQPNAAHLLLARLEREKGAGFFLATQNVDGLHGRAGSGTLGGTLAELHGNLTHARDEVTGEVYPLPPPDLLTVPPTSPAGNRMRPNVVWFGENLPADALAAAQDAFAAADVALVIGTSGAVYPAAGLAAWTLRRGGIVAEINPQVTDLTLHMTLSLRATAAEGLRALLG from the coding sequence GTGACCCCCGCGGAGGTCCGCGCCGCACTGGCCGCCGCCCGCCGCGTGGCCGTCCTGACGGGAGCGGGGGTGAGCGCAGAAAGCGGCATTCCCACCTTCCGGGACGCACAGACCGGCCACTGGGCGCGCTTCCGGCCCGAGGACCTCGCCAGCCCGGAGGCCTACTGGCGCGATCCCGAACTCGTCTGGGACTGGTATGCCGGGCGCTACCGCGACGTCACGGCCGCCCAGCCCAACGCCGCGCACCTGCTGCTGGCCAGGCTGGAGCGGGAAAAAGGCGCGGGCTTTTTTCTGGCGACCCAGAACGTGGACGGCCTGCACGGGCGGGCCGGCAGCGGCACTCTGGGGGGCACGCTGGCTGAACTGCACGGCAACCTCACGCACGCCCGCGACGAGGTGACGGGCGAGGTCTATCCGCTGCCGCCTCCCGACCTGTTGACCGTGCCGCCCACCTCGCCCGCCGGGAACCGCATGCGCCCGAACGTGGTGTGGTTCGGCGAGAACCTGCCGGCAGACGCGCTGGCGGCGGCCCAGGACGCCTTCGCCGCCGCCGACGTGGCGCTGGTGATCGGCACGAGTGGCGCGGTGTACCCGGCCGCCGGGCTGGCCGCCTGGACCCTGCGGCGCGGCGGGATCGTCGCCGAGATCAACCCGCAGGTCACCGACCTGACGCTGCACATGACCCTGAGCCTGCGGGCCACCGCTGCCGAGGGATTGCGGGCGCTGCTGGGCTGA
- a CDS encoding DUF1206 domain-containing protein: MADEREMAGAVRRAGEQAAPGLEALARFGYACRGVVYVTVGALALTLAAGRRGGAATDTEGAVRRLEDLPLGEGLVGVLALGLVGYALWQLLRAVLDPERLGTAAAGLARRAGYLASGAVNLGAAWFAFRLVTQASVGSGASAQDLAARVLALPAGQLLLGLGGAALLGAGGAELVSAGRGKFMKFIALRGAGADHSATLRRVGQLGTAARGVVLGLVGAFLLVAAVQGEAAGVRGTGGALNWLLNRPGGAWLMGAVALGTVCYGLWCFVQARYRHIQVGGGRQPAAA, from the coding sequence ATGGCCGACGAACGAGAGATGGCAGGGGCGGTGCGCCGCGCGGGCGAGCAGGCCGCGCCGGGTCTGGAGGCCCTGGCCCGTTTCGGCTACGCCTGCCGGGGCGTGGTGTACGTCACGGTGGGGGCGCTGGCCCTCACGCTGGCGGCTGGCCGCCGGGGCGGCGCGGCCACCGATACCGAGGGCGCCGTGCGCCGCCTCGAGGACCTGCCGCTGGGCGAGGGCCTGGTGGGTGTCCTGGCGCTGGGGCTGGTCGGCTACGCGCTGTGGCAGCTTCTGCGCGCGGTCCTGGACCCCGAACGCCTGGGGACGGCCGCCGCCGGGCTGGCCCGCCGCGCCGGCTACCTCGCCAGCGGAGCCGTGAACCTGGGCGCGGCGTGGTTCGCCTTCCGGCTCGTCACGCAGGCCAGTGTGGGCAGCGGGGCCAGCGCGCAGGACCTCGCGGCGCGGGTGCTGGCCCTGCCGGCCGGGCAACTGCTCCTGGGGCTGGGCGGCGCGGCCCTGCTGGGCGCCGGGGGCGCCGAACTCGTCAGCGCAGGCAGGGGCAAATTCATGAAGTTCATCGCGCTGCGGGGCGCCGGGGCCGACCACTCCGCCACCCTGCGGCGGGTGGGACAACTCGGAACGGCCGCGCGCGGAGTGGTGCTGGGTCTGGTGGGGGCCTTCCTGCTCGTGGCAGCGGTGCAGGGCGAGGCCGCCGGGGTGCGCGGCACGGGCGGCGCCCTGAACTGGCTGCTGAACCGGCCGGGCGGGGCGTGGCTGATGGGCGCGGTGGCACTGGGGACCGTGTGCTACGGCCTGTGGTGTTTCGTGCAGGCGCGCTACCGTCATATTCAGGTGGGGGGAGGCCGGCAGCCGGCGGCGGCGTGA
- a CDS encoding RNA 2'-phosphotransferase, producing the protein MTDKALSHRLSYLLRHAPHEAGLALEPGGWVPLAPVLAHLGVTREQIERVVAGSDKRRFALTESRIRANQGHSVPVDLELMPAAPPTELYHGTHGGALPAIREEGLRAMQRHHVHLSPDRETARRVGARHGPPVVLTVAAGAMHAAGHVFYVSENGVWLTGAVPPGFLHFP; encoded by the coding sequence ATGACCGACAAGGCCCTCTCGCACCGGCTCTCGTACCTGCTGAGACACGCGCCGCACGAGGCGGGCCTGGCGCTGGAGCCGGGCGGCTGGGTGCCCCTCGCGCCTGTGCTCGCGCACCTGGGCGTCACGCGGGAGCAGATCGAGCGGGTGGTGGCCGGCAGCGACAAGCGGCGATTCGCGCTGACGGAGTCGCGCATCCGGGCCAACCAGGGTCACAGCGTGCCGGTGGACCTGGAGCTGATGCCTGCCGCGCCCCCCACCGAGCTGTACCACGGCACGCACGGCGGCGCGTTGCCGGCGATCCGCGAGGAGGGCCTGCGGGCCATGCAGCGCCACCACGTCCACCTCTCGCCCGACCGCGAGACGGCGCGGCGGGTGGGCGCGCGGCACGGCCCGCCGGTCGTGCTGACGGTGGCGGCCGGGGCGATGCACGCGGCCGGGCACGTGTTCTACGTCTCCGAGAATGGCGTATGGCTGACCGGCGCGGTACCGCCCGGCTTCCTGCATTTTCCCTGA
- a CDS encoding alpha/beta fold hydrolase, with product MTPDEKTARRIRLEDLVALPLTFGLTVSHGGDQAAFYGNASGRFELYALDLRTRDVRRLSDGQVSRSPNAGFVWGRGDRALYFSRDQDGDERQALFELEVGQGAVRALDHAPQSMDYVNGTHPDGQTLLVSSTRGGQMNVYAYDLSRQGEAAWTALTAFEQGAHDPRYSPDGTRILLSANESADLKNLDGYVVNTDGSGLRRVLRVREGSRDALTHWHPDGARVAVTSDAAGYDRAGILNVDTGDMRWLTPEDAAYEEQALEFSPDGRWLAVIRNVDSTLTPVLYGLGEGAEDGGARELRLAPGVSHGAQFALGGTHLLLSRSTGAARADVLLYDLRTDTAEVLLPAEYGSIDPGVFVEAEYVHYPTTDGLRVPALLYRPRNTPPGAQVPALVHVHGGPTWQFFRGFDEVTQFLVNRGYAVLCPNVRGSTGSGAAWRDANLRDWGGRDLQDVAAGAEYLKTLPGVDPARLGVFGGSYGGYLSYLAPVKYPELFRVSVPIVGISDLHALHADNSRDMPQLAHYFRSMMGDPVGDAELWRDRSALTHAHQLRAHMFMMHGANDPRCPVNQARGFRDALIALGRREGEEFEYAEFGDEGHGSADVEGRIRSYRLLADYLERRL from the coding sequence ATGACCCCCGACGAGAAGACGGCCCGCCGGATTCGGCTCGAAGACCTCGTGGCCCTGCCGCTCACCTTCGGGCTGACCGTCTCGCACGGGGGAGACCAGGCGGCCTTCTACGGGAACGCGAGCGGCCGCTTCGAGTTGTATGCCCTGGACCTGCGCACGCGGGACGTGCGGCGGCTGTCGGACGGGCAGGTTTCCCGCTCGCCCAACGCGGGCTTCGTGTGGGGCCGGGGCGACCGCGCGCTGTATTTCAGCCGCGATCAGGACGGCGACGAGCGGCAGGCGCTGTTCGAGCTGGAGGTCGGGCAGGGCGCCGTGCGTGCCCTGGACCACGCCCCGCAGAGCATGGACTACGTGAACGGCACGCACCCGGACGGCCAGACCCTTCTCGTGAGCAGCACGCGCGGCGGCCAGATGAACGTGTACGCCTACGACCTGTCGCGTCAGGGTGAGGCGGCCTGGACGGCCCTGACCGCCTTCGAGCAGGGCGCGCACGATCCGCGCTACAGCCCCGACGGCACGCGCATTCTCCTGAGCGCCAACGAGAGCGCCGACCTCAAGAACCTCGACGGCTACGTGGTGAATACTGATGGCAGCGGGCTGCGGCGCGTGCTGCGGGTGCGGGAGGGCAGCCGCGACGCCCTGACCCACTGGCATCCCGACGGCGCGCGGGTGGCCGTGACCAGCGACGCGGCAGGCTACGACCGGGCCGGCATTCTGAACGTGGACACGGGCGACATGCGCTGGCTCACGCCCGAGGACGCCGCCTACGAGGAACAGGCCCTGGAGTTTTCGCCCGACGGCCGCTGGCTGGCCGTGATCCGCAACGTGGACAGCACCCTGACCCCCGTGCTGTACGGTCTCGGGGAAGGTGCGGAGGACGGCGGGGCGCGTGAGCTGCGGCTGGCGCCCGGCGTCTCGCACGGGGCGCAGTTCGCGCTCGGCGGTACCCATCTGCTGCTGAGCCGCTCGACGGGCGCGGCGCGCGCCGACGTGCTGCTCTACGACCTGCGCACCGATACCGCCGAGGTACTGCTGCCCGCCGAATACGGGTCCATCGACCCCGGCGTGTTCGTGGAGGCCGAGTATGTCCACTACCCCACCACCGACGGGCTGCGGGTGCCCGCGCTCCTCTACCGGCCCCGGAACACGCCGCCCGGCGCGCAGGTGCCTGCCCTCGTGCATGTGCACGGCGGCCCGACCTGGCAGTTCTTCCGGGGCTTCGACGAGGTCACGCAGTTTCTGGTGAACCGGGGCTACGCCGTGCTGTGCCCCAACGTGCGCGGCAGCACCGGCTCGGGCGCGGCGTGGCGCGACGCCAACCTGCGCGACTGGGGCGGGCGCGACCTGCAGGACGTGGCGGCGGGGGCCGAGTACCTGAAGACCCTGCCGGGGGTGGACCCGGCGCGTCTGGGGGTGTTCGGCGGCAGCTACGGCGGCTATCTCAGCTACCTCGCGCCCGTGAAGTACCCAGAGCTGTTCCGGGTGAGCGTGCCCATCGTCGGGATCAGCGATCTACACGCCCTGCACGCCGACAACAGCCGTGATATGCCGCAGCTCGCCCACTACTTCCGCTCGATGATGGGCGACCCGGTGGGGGACGCCGAGCTGTGGCGCGACCGCAGCGCCCTGACGCACGCCCATCAGCTCAGGGCCCACATGTTCATGATGCACGGCGCGAACGACCCCCGCTGCCCGGTGAACCAGGCGCGCGGCTTCCGCGACGCCCTGATCGCCCTGGGCAGACGTGAGGGCGAGGAGTTCGAGTACGCCGAGTTCGGCGATGAGGGCCACGGCTCGGCCGACGTGGAGGGCCGCATCCGTAGCTACCGCCTCCTGGCCGACTACCTGGAGCGGCGGCTGTAA
- a CDS encoding carboxypeptidase M32 yields the protein MTQTDMQWQALLDRWQELADLGGIGSLLGWDQSTYQPPAASAGRARQQALLARLRHGQATDAAYGRLLDEAGRRSDLSPEQTRMLAVARKNFEESTRLPSAFVAELSEHGGNSYSAWTEARPANDFARMVPILEKTLDLSLQAASYFPEYGGALDYFIDQSDEGMTAAQVDEVFSALRAALVPLADAAAQARAPRTDFLHRHYPQAAQLAFGEAVIRDYGYDFTAGRQDLTHHPFMTRLGGHDVRITTRVREDDPGDALYSTLHESGHAMYEQGVAARFLGTPLGGGVSAGVHESQSRLWENLVGRSRAFWAAYFGKFRDIFPEQLADVTEDEMYRASNVVARSLIRTDADELTYNLHVITRYELERELLAGRLAVRDLPGAWHAAYEGNLGLRAPDDRDGVLQDVHWYFGQIGGAFQGYTIGNVLSAQFYAAAEAANPGLESDIARADFGRLHGWLRENVYAPGGLYTPTDLIQRATGHPMTVEPYLKYLHEKYTELYGL from the coding sequence ATGACACAGACGGATATGCAGTGGCAGGCGCTTCTCGACCGCTGGCAGGAACTGGCCGACCTGGGCGGTATCGGCTCGCTGCTGGGCTGGGACCAGAGCACCTACCAGCCCCCGGCGGCCTCGGCGGGCCGCGCGCGGCAACAGGCATTGCTCGCCCGGCTGCGACACGGTCAGGCCACCGACGCGGCGTATGGCCGGCTGCTCGACGAGGCGGGGAGGCGCAGCGACCTCTCGCCCGAGCAGACGCGCATGCTGGCCGTGGCGCGCAAGAACTTCGAGGAGTCGACCCGGCTGCCCTCGGCGTTCGTCGCCGAACTGAGCGAGCACGGCGGCAACAGCTACAGCGCCTGGACCGAGGCCCGTCCCGCCAACGACTTCGCGCGGATGGTGCCCATCCTGGAAAAGACGCTGGACCTCAGTCTCCAGGCGGCGAGCTACTTTCCAGAGTACGGCGGAGCGCTCGACTACTTCATCGACCAGTCCGACGAAGGCATGACGGCCGCGCAGGTGGACGAGGTCTTCTCGGCCCTGCGCGCCGCCCTGGTCCCGCTGGCCGACGCGGCGGCGCAGGCCCGCGCTCCGCGCACCGACTTCCTGCACCGGCACTATCCCCAGGCGGCGCAACTCGCCTTCGGGGAGGCGGTGATCCGCGACTACGGCTACGACTTCACGGCCGGGCGCCAGGACCTCACGCACCACCCGTTCATGACGCGTCTGGGTGGGCACGACGTGCGCATCACGACCCGCGTGCGCGAGGACGACCCGGGCGACGCGCTGTACTCGACGCTGCACGAGTCGGGCCACGCGATGTACGAGCAGGGCGTGGCCGCGCGCTTTCTGGGTACGCCCCTGGGCGGCGGCGTGAGCGCCGGGGTCCACGAGAGCCAGTCGCGGCTGTGGGAAAACCTCGTGGGCCGGTCGCGCGCCTTCTGGGCGGCGTACTTCGGCAAGTTCCGCGACATCTTCCCCGAGCAGCTCGCGGACGTGACCGAGGACGAGATGTACCGCGCGAGCAACGTGGTCGCCCGCAGCCTGATCCGCACCGACGCCGACGAGCTGACCTACAACCTGCACGTGATTACCCGCTACGAGCTGGAGCGTGAGCTGCTGGCCGGGCGCCTCGCCGTGCGCGACCTGCCGGGCGCCTGGCACGCCGCCTACGAGGGCAACCTGGGCCTGCGCGCCCCCGACGACCGCGACGGCGTATTGCAGGACGTGCACTGGTACTTCGGGCAGATCGGCGGAGCGTTCCAGGGCTACACCATCGGCAACGTCCTGAGCGCCCAGTTCTACGCCGCCGCCGAGGCCGCCAACCCCGGCCTGGAGAGCGACATCGCCCGCGCCGACTTCGGCCGCCTGCACGGCTGGCTGCGCGAGAACGTCTACGCCCCCGGCGGCCTCTACACCCCCACGGACCTGATTCAGCGCGCGACCGGCCATCCCATGACCGTCGAGCCGTACCTGAAGTACCTGCACGAGAAGTACACCGAGCTGTACGGGCTGTAA
- a CDS encoding esterase-like activity of phytase family protein, whose amino-acid sequence MSNRSKYGALGRLTLLLSLALGSAQAVTLVGYAELPADTFTVGPASGAYNNGLRGEARFPSQPVQGFSGVQFGPQGSYWFLSDNGFGAKNNSADSLLRLNRLSLTPKTAPTGTGRAEVGNFISLRDPDRKVTWPIINEASPERLLTGADFDPEGFFFAPDGTVWVGDEFGPYLLHFSADGRLLDAPLPTPNLAGLPTLRGQAPVVVGHRGSSGTRPEHTLESYRVAIEGGADFIEPDLVVTKDGVLVARHEPVIAVVDAAGKVTEATVDVASRPEFASRLTTKNLDGVDVRGYFAEDFTLAELKTLRAVERLPALRGRAYDGQFEVPTLAEVIALVKDVETRTGRKVGIYPETKHPTYMTQVAGRNVSQLLVDTLKKEGFTDPARVFIQSFETANLRDLKANILPKAGLKVPLVQLVSSPDEAPYDWTAKGDTRKYGALTTDAALRDIATYADGVGAYKRWIVDDKAQTTDFVPRAHAAGLLVHAWTMRSEPTYLLPAYRNDPEAEMRQFLRAGVDGLFTDFPATGAKVAAEYTAPQVRSPQNPAFSTGAANAANIGSSGGFEGLTLGVDGATAYALLEKTVTGDLPGQLRLHAVNLNTRQWALAGRYLLEDSGNAIGDLTPVNADTLLVLERDNGSGAAARFKRVYSISLREKSADGTLKKTLVADLMNVQDPQGLAPSTVAGKFTFPYVTIENVIVLDANTILVANDNNYPATGGRGAAVKDVSEFLWLKLDQPLTLGAGVGRR is encoded by the coding sequence ATGTCGAACCGTTCCAAATACGGCGCCCTGGGTCGCCTGACGCTGCTGCTCTCGCTCGCGCTGGGGAGTGCCCAGGCCGTGACGCTGGTGGGCTACGCCGAACTGCCCGCCGATACCTTCACAGTTGGCCCGGCCAGTGGGGCCTACAACAACGGCCTGCGCGGCGAGGCCCGTTTTCCCAGCCAGCCGGTGCAGGGCTTTTCGGGGGTACAGTTCGGGCCGCAGGGCAGTTACTGGTTCCTGAGCGACAACGGCTTCGGGGCCAAGAACAACAGCGCCGACTCCCTGCTGCGCCTGAACCGTCTGAGCCTGACGCCCAAAACCGCGCCGACTGGCACGGGCCGCGCCGAGGTCGGCAACTTCATCTCGCTGCGCGACCCCGACCGCAAGGTGACGTGGCCGATCATTAACGAGGCCAGTCCCGAGCGCCTGCTGACCGGCGCCGACTTCGACCCCGAGGGCTTTTTCTTCGCGCCAGACGGCACGGTCTGGGTGGGCGACGAGTTCGGGCCGTATCTGTTGCACTTCAGCGCGGACGGCCGATTGCTCGACGCGCCCCTCCCGACGCCCAATCTGGCGGGGCTGCCCACGCTGCGTGGTCAGGCGCCGGTCGTGGTGGGACACCGGGGCAGCAGCGGCACGCGCCCCGAGCACACGCTGGAGTCGTACCGGGTCGCCATCGAGGGCGGCGCCGACTTCATCGAACCCGACCTCGTGGTTACGAAGGACGGCGTGCTGGTGGCCCGCCACGAACCTGTGATCGCGGTGGTGGACGCGGCCGGCAAGGTGACCGAGGCGACGGTGGACGTGGCCTCCCGCCCCGAGTTCGCCTCCCGCCTGACCACCAAGAACCTCGACGGCGTGGACGTGCGCGGCTACTTCGCCGAGGACTTCACGCTGGCCGAACTCAAGACCCTGCGCGCCGTCGAGCGCCTGCCCGCGCTGCGGGGCCGCGCCTACGACGGCCAGTTCGAGGTGCCCACCCTGGCCGAGGTGATCGCGCTCGTCAAGGACGTGGAGACGCGGACTGGGCGCAAGGTCGGTATCTACCCCGAGACCAAGCACCCGACCTACATGACGCAGGTGGCGGGGCGCAACGTGTCGCAACTGCTCGTGGACACGCTGAAAAAAGAGGGCTTCACCGACCCCGCGCGCGTGTTCATCCAGTCCTTCGAGACCGCCAACCTGCGCGACCTGAAGGCCAACATCCTGCCGAAAGCGGGCCTGAAAGTGCCGCTGGTGCAACTGGTGAGCAGCCCCGACGAAGCTCCCTACGACTGGACGGCGAAGGGGGACACGCGCAAGTACGGCGCCCTGACCACCGACGCCGCCCTGCGCGACATCGCCACCTACGCCGACGGCGTGGGGGCCTACAAGCGCTGGATCGTGGATGACAAGGCCCAGACGACCGATTTCGTGCCGCGTGCCCACGCCGCCGGCCTGCTCGTCCACGCCTGGACGATGCGGAGCGAGCCCACCTATCTGCTGCCCGCCTACCGGAACGACCCCGAGGCCGAGATGCGCCAGTTCCTGCGCGCCGGGGTGGACGGCCTGTTCACCGACTTTCCGGCGACGGGGGCGAAGGTGGCCGCCGAGTACACGGCTCCGCAGGTGCGCAGTCCGCAGAACCCCGCCTTCTCGACCGGCGCGGCGAACGCGGCCAACATCGGCAGCAGTGGCGGCTTTGAAGGCCTGACGCTGGGGGTGGACGGCGCCACCGCCTACGCCCTGCTGGAAAAGACCGTGACGGGCGACCTGCCGGGGCAACTGCGCCTGCACGCCGTCAACCTGAACACCCGCCAGTGGGCGCTGGCCGGCCGCTACCTGCTGGAAGATTCGGGCAACGCCATCGGCGACCTGACCCCGGTGAACGCGGATACCCTGCTCGTGCTGGAGCGCGACAACGGCAGCGGCGCGGCGGCGCGGTTCAAGCGGGTCTACAGCATTAGCCTGCGCGAGAAGAGCGCCGACGGCACGCTGAAAAAGACGCTGGTCGCCGACCTGATGAACGTGCAGGACCCGCAGGGCCTCGCGCCCAGCACGGTCGCGGGCAAGTTCACCTTTCCCTACGTGACCATCGAGAACGTGATCGTGCTGGATGCCAACACGATTCTGGTCGCCAACGACAACAACTACCCGGCGACGGGGGGGCGTGGGGCAGCGGTCAAGGACGTCAGCGAGTTCCTGTGGCTGAAGCTTGACCAGCCGCTGACGCTCGGGGCGGGGGTCGGGCGGCGCTGA
- a CDS encoding carbohydrate ABC transporter permease, with protein MGIRPVGRPASPRRRHDWAAHLALSVAVLLISAPLIFALLKATQTSSDVTSARLLPGGAFFENLGSVWAGAHLGRYMLNSLVVALSVTVGKTALALLAALAFVYFRFPLRGAAFVLVLLSLMLPTEVLIVALFDVVSRDLRWADTYAAIIVPFLASATGTFLFRQHFMNIPVSLADAARIDGCGPLRFLTHILVPMSLNTVGALAVIQFVYGWDQYLWPLVIMQHDDRQVVQVGLRRLIEVGGQTDWGAVMAGAIVTMLPPLLVFTLLQEQFSKGFALTEDK; from the coding sequence ATGGGAATTAGACCTGTGGGCCGCCCCGCTTCCCCCCGTCGCCGCCACGACTGGGCCGCGCACCTCGCGCTGAGCGTGGCTGTACTGCTCATCAGCGCCCCGCTGATCTTCGCCCTGCTCAAGGCCACGCAGACCTCCTCGGACGTGACGAGCGCGAGGTTGCTGCCGGGTGGGGCCTTCTTCGAGAATCTGGGCAGTGTGTGGGCCGGCGCGCACCTAGGGCGCTACATGCTCAACAGCCTCGTGGTGGCCCTGAGCGTGACGGTCGGCAAGACGGCGCTGGCCCTGCTCGCCGCGCTGGCCTTCGTGTACTTCCGCTTTCCGCTGCGGGGGGCGGCTTTCGTGCTCGTGCTGCTCTCCCTGATGCTGCCCACCGAGGTATTGATCGTGGCGCTGTTCGACGTGGTCAGCCGCGACCTGCGCTGGGCCGACACCTACGCGGCGATCATCGTGCCGTTTCTGGCGAGCGCGACCGGCACCTTTCTCTTCCGGCAGCACTTCATGAACATCCCCGTGAGCCTGGCCGACGCCGCGCGTATCGATGGCTGCGGGCCGCTGCGCTTCTTGACGCACATTCTGGTGCCCATGAGCCTGAACACGGTGGGCGCGCTGGCCGTCATCCAGTTCGTGTACGGCTGGGACCAGTACCTCTGGCCGCTGGTGATCATGCAGCACGACGACCGCCAGGTCGTGCAGGTGGGGCTGCGCCGCCTGATCGAGGTGGGCGGCCAGACCGACTGGGGCGCGGTGATGGCCGGGGCCATTGTGACCATGCTGCCGCCGCTGCTGGTCTTCACGCTGCTCCAGGAGCAGTTCAGCAAGGGCTTCGCGCTGACGGAGGACAAATAG
- a CDS encoding carbohydrate ABC transporter permease, whose translation MSVLHSERAARRTQARAAAAAPAADERAVFRGAALPWLLLAPTMLVLAVFIYLPALRTLNLAAYRANVILGTRQFVGLENFTSLLQSPAYLQVAAQTLLFTALSVGLGLLLSLSLSWLASRPLRGAKVYRLLLIYPYALSPAIAGTLWLFLFNPEVGVVNTLLEAAFGIKPRWLDTPVLAFGLVTLAAVWKGLAYNIVFYLAAIQNLPGDVMEAAEIDGASPAQVFWRVAWPLLTPVTFFLVFANIVAALFDSFALTDILTRGGPYTGHAGATTFLVYQLYQDGFVNFRTGAAAAQAVLLLALVAFVTWVQFRLGERRVHYGN comes from the coding sequence ATGTCCGTCCTGCATTCCGAACGCGCCGCGCGCCGAACACAGGCCCGCGCTGCTGCTGCTGCCCCCGCCGCCGACGAGCGCGCCGTGTTCCGGGGAGCGGCGCTGCCCTGGCTGCTGCTGGCCCCCACCATGCTCGTTCTGGCGGTGTTCATCTACCTGCCCGCGCTGCGCACCCTGAACCTCGCGGCCTACCGCGCCAACGTGATCCTGGGCACGCGGCAGTTCGTCGGTCTGGAGAACTTCACGTCGCTGCTCCAGAGTCCGGCCTACCTGCAGGTCGCCGCTCAAACGCTGCTGTTCACCGCACTGTCGGTGGGGCTGGGGCTGCTGCTGTCACTGTCGCTGTCGTGGCTCGCCAGCCGGCCCCTGCGCGGTGCGAAGGTCTACCGCCTGCTGCTCATCTACCCCTACGCCCTGAGTCCGGCCATCGCGGGGACCCTGTGGCTCTTTCTGTTCAACCCCGAGGTCGGTGTGGTGAACACGCTGCTGGAGGCCGCCTTCGGCATCAAGCCGCGCTGGCTCGACACCCCGGTGCTGGCCTTCGGGCTGGTCACGCTGGCAGCGGTCTGGAAGGGACTGGCGTACAACATCGTCTTCTACCTCGCCGCCATCCAGAACCTGCCGGGCGACGTGATGGAAGCCGCCGAGATCGACGGCGCCTCGCCCGCACAGGTGTTCTGGCGGGTGGCGTGGCCACTGCTCACGCCGGTCACGTTCTTCCTGGTGTTCGCCAACATCGTCGCGGCCCTGTTCGACTCGTTCGCGCTGACTGACATCCTCACGCGCGGGGGGCCGTACACCGGGCACGCGGGCGCGACGACCTTTCTGGTCTACCAGCTCTACCAGGACGGTTTCGTGAACTTCAGGACCGGGGCCGCCGCCGCGCAGGCCGTGCTGCTGCTGGCGCTTGTGGCCTTCGTGACCTGGGTCCAGTTCCGGCTGGGCGAGAGGCGGGTGCATTATGGGAATTAG
- a CDS encoding ABC transporter substrate-binding protein, whose amino-acid sequence MLTLTLAGLVAQNAAAQTTVDFWHSFGDAKRGGWIQARADEYNKTHPGVKIMPSYKGSYNDSLQATILAARQGKAPALVQIFEVGSQLALDSGMFQPVGGVSNVDFSDYLRPVINYYTIGGKVNSLPFNSSSPVLYFNADLMQKAGLNPKTPPTTFSGMLKACEKIKAANLNVTCAALPVYGWLFEQWMAEQGALLVNGGNGRQSRATASNLDSAAARKIFQFYKDMQTGGFETYTGKLADTDGTNAIFSGQKAVFTINSTADLGNQQDAARKAGFKLGVGALPIPDGAKRNGVVIGGASLWITKGVSPAQAKAALDFALYMTNTRNMADWHKLTGYYPVRQSSVDLLRKQGWFSQTPLQLVAFNQLLNTVPSPATAGGLNGAAIQTRTIIEEGLQKVMGNQSVAAAQAETKTRVDAALSDYGANFK is encoded by the coding sequence ATGCTGACGCTCACGCTGGCGGGTCTGGTCGCCCAGAACGCCGCCGCACAGACCACGGTGGATTTCTGGCACTCCTTCGGGGACGCCAAGCGCGGCGGCTGGATTCAGGCCCGCGCCGACGAATACAACAAGACCCACCCCGGCGTGAAGATCATGCCGAGCTACAAGGGCAGCTACAACGACAGTCTCCAGGCGACCATCCTCGCCGCGCGTCAGGGCAAGGCCCCGGCCCTCGTCCAGATCTTCGAGGTCGGCAGCCAGCTCGCCCTCGACAGCGGCATGTTTCAGCCGGTGGGTGGCGTCAGCAACGTGGATTTCAGCGACTACCTGAGACCCGTCATCAACTACTACACCATCGGGGGCAAGGTGAACAGCCTGCCGTTCAACAGCTCCAGCCCGGTGCTGTACTTCAACGCCGATCTCATGCAGAAGGCGGGCCTGAACCCCAAGACCCCGCCCACGACCTTCAGCGGAATGCTCAAGGCCTGCGAGAAGATCAAGGCGGCCAACCTGAACGTGACCTGCGCGGCGCTGCCCGTCTACGGCTGGCTGTTCGAGCAGTGGATGGCTGAGCAGGGCGCCCTGCTGGTGAACGGCGGCAACGGGCGCCAGAGCCGGGCCACCGCGAGCAACCTCGACAGCGCCGCCGCCCGCAAGATCTTCCAGTTCTACAAGGATATGCAGACCGGCGGGTTCGAGACCTACACCGGCAAGCTGGCCGACACCGACGGCACCAACGCGATCTTCTCGGGCCAGAAGGCCGTGTTCACCATCAACTCGACCGCCGACCTGGGCAACCAGCAGGACGCCGCCAGGAAGGCCGGCTTCAAGCTCGGCGTGGGCGCGCTGCCCATCCCCGACGGCGCCAAGCGCAACGGCGTGGTCATCGGCGGGGCGAGCCTGTGGATCACCAAGGGCGTGAGCCCGGCCCAGGCCAAGGCCGCGCTGGACTTCGCCCTGTACATGACGAACACCAGGAACATGGCCGACTGGCACAAGCTGACCGGCTACTACCCGGTGCGCCAGAGCAGTGTGGACCTGCTGCGCAAGCAGGGCTGGTTCAGCCAGACGCCGCTGCAACTCGTGGCCTTCAACCAGCTGCTGAACACGGTGCCCAGCCCCGCGACGGCGGGCGGCCTGAACGGCGCGGCCATCCAGACCCGCACCATCATCGAAGAAGGGTTGCAGAAAGTCATGGGAAACCAGAGCGTCGCCGCTGCCCAGGCCGAGACGAAAACGCGGGTGGACGCCGCCCTGAGCGACTACGGCGCGAACTTCAAGTAA